In one window of Leifsonia sp. NPDC080035 DNA:
- the poxB gene encoding ubiquinone-dependent pyruvate dehydrogenase produces the protein MPTVADTIVEIIRDAGVKRVYGIPGDSLNGFTDALRRAGDVTWEHVRHEEAAAFAAAAEAALTGELAVCAGSCGPGNLHLINGLFDANRSRVPVLAIAAQIPGAEIGSTYFQETHPQDLFREASVYSEIVSMPEQLPRILEIAMRTAVERRGVAVVVIPGEIFLADAAGRRKSAPITYSPRVTRPSDAELDAAAAVLNGAKKVTILAGAGAEGAHAQLIDIAAALKAPVVHALRGKEFVEYDNPYDVGMTGLLGFSSGYRAMESCDALLMLGTDFPYQQFYPSKATIIQVDIRGENLGRRTPVDLGLVGSVKDTIEALLPRLTKRSDAKHLESSRAHYAKARKSLDDLAVNDRNRTPIHPQYVARLISELSAEDAVFIPDVGSPVVWAARYLRMNGSRRLIGSFNHGTMANALPQAIGAQTAFPERQVVALAGDGGLAMLMGELLTLVQNRLPVKIVVFNNSSLNFVEVEMKAAGFVTYGTGLENPDFARVAQAVGIHGQRVEKPDELESALRTAFAHDGPALVDVVTARQELSIPPAITAKQVGGFTLYALRTIMSGRGDELIDLADTNVFRRLFD, from the coding sequence ATGCCGACCGTTGCCGACACCATCGTGGAGATCATCAGGGACGCGGGGGTGAAACGCGTCTACGGAATCCCCGGTGACTCCCTCAACGGCTTCACCGACGCGCTCCGGCGCGCCGGGGACGTGACCTGGGAGCACGTGCGGCACGAGGAGGCGGCGGCGTTCGCCGCGGCGGCGGAGGCCGCGCTCACCGGTGAGCTGGCGGTCTGCGCCGGCAGCTGCGGGCCGGGCAACCTGCACCTCATCAACGGGCTGTTCGACGCCAACCGAAGCCGCGTGCCCGTGCTCGCGATCGCCGCGCAGATCCCCGGCGCCGAGATCGGCAGCACCTACTTCCAGGAGACGCACCCGCAGGATCTCTTCCGCGAGGCCTCCGTGTACAGCGAGATCGTCAGCATGCCGGAGCAGCTGCCGCGCATCCTGGAGATCGCGATGCGCACGGCGGTGGAGCGGCGCGGTGTGGCCGTCGTCGTGATCCCGGGCGAGATCTTCCTCGCCGACGCGGCCGGCCGCCGCAAGTCCGCGCCCATCACGTACTCGCCGCGGGTGACGCGGCCGAGCGACGCCGAGCTGGACGCGGCCGCCGCGGTCCTGAACGGCGCGAAGAAGGTCACGATCCTCGCCGGCGCCGGAGCGGAGGGCGCGCACGCGCAGCTGATCGACATCGCCGCGGCGCTGAAGGCCCCGGTCGTGCACGCGCTGCGCGGCAAGGAGTTCGTCGAGTACGACAATCCGTACGACGTGGGGATGACCGGCCTGCTCGGCTTCTCGTCCGGCTACCGGGCGATGGAGAGCTGTGACGCCCTGCTGATGCTCGGCACCGACTTCCCGTATCAGCAGTTCTATCCGTCCAAGGCGACGATCATCCAGGTGGACATCCGGGGCGAGAACCTCGGACGCAGGACGCCGGTCGACCTCGGACTCGTCGGCAGCGTGAAGGACACGATCGAGGCACTGCTGCCGCGGCTGACGAAGCGCTCGGACGCCAAGCACCTCGAGTCATCGCGCGCGCACTACGCCAAGGCGCGCAAGAGCCTGGACGACCTCGCGGTCAACGACAGGAATCGCACGCCCATCCACCCGCAGTACGTCGCGCGGCTGATCAGCGAACTGTCCGCGGAGGATGCGGTGTTCATCCCGGACGTCGGCTCGCCGGTCGTGTGGGCCGCCCGGTACCTGCGGATGAATGGATCGCGCCGGCTCATCGGCTCGTTCAACCACGGCACGATGGCGAACGCCCTGCCGCAGGCGATCGGCGCGCAGACGGCGTTCCCCGAGCGCCAGGTGGTCGCGCTCGCCGGGGACGGCGGCCTCGCGATGCTGATGGGGGAGCTGCTGACCCTGGTCCAGAACAGACTGCCGGTGAAGATCGTGGTGTTCAACAACTCGTCGCTGAACTTCGTCGAGGTGGAGATGAAGGCGGCGGGCTTCGTGACCTACGGCACGGGGCTCGAGAACCCGGACTTCGCCCGCGTGGCGCAGGCGGTCGGCATCCACGGGCAGCGGGTGGAGAAGCCGGACGAGCTGGAGAGCGCGCTGCGCACAGCGTTCGCCCACGACGGCCCGGCGCTCGTGGATGTGGTCACGGCGCGTCAGGA